From a single Lolium rigidum isolate FL_2022 chromosome 7, APGP_CSIRO_Lrig_0.1, whole genome shotgun sequence genomic region:
- the LOC124676134 gene encoding protein EI24 homolog, with protein sequence MESLASQAKPAAVLWLAGFLQAARLHRVISFCASSRPLSIRIAQCFLLNGFIFLGSLLTLKSVVIPIILWILPEQCDRLWRQNLCDHTAALVIYSFLRSGLVQIFYVFWFYPLYIFSFIISTLWYGDIAKHSLAVVKSKKLDASQALDSETHKTSVSADRPEGFDGVAIGVGEQVYSILLLTIFFAEVTMIGYIPYLGKVMNFLLLSLMYAYYCFEYKWNFFAVSLNHRLDFFESNWAFFAGFGSPCVLPIFFFSPLTSYGVMAILYPLFVMTAAGTEEEQAIDELEPTHGGKLKRIPLFFVAKRLTTQVLQLFPEAQKEQ encoded by the exons ATGGAGTCGCTTGCCTCGCAAGCGAAGCCGGCCGCCGTTCTCTGGCTCGCCgggttcctccaagccgcgcgccTACACCGCGTCATCTCCTTCTGCGCCAG CTCGAGGCCTCTGTCTATCAGAATCGCGCAGTGCTTCCTGCTCAACGGGTTCATCTTCCTGGGAAG CTTGCTAACCTTGAAATCGGTGGTCATTCCAATTATTTTGTGGATACTGCCTGAGCAATGCGATCGATTGTGGAGACAAAATCTATGTGATCACACAGCAGCTCTTGTGATCTATTCATTCTTACGATCCGGGCTTGTCCAGATTTTCTAT GTATTTTGGTTTTATCCGCTTTACATCTTCAGCTTCATAATAAGTACACTTTG GTATGGTGACATTGCTAAGCATTCTTTGGCTGTTGTGAAAAGTAAGAAGCTGGATGCAAGTCAAGCATTAGATTCTGAGACTCACAAGACATCTGTATCAGCAGATAGGCCTGAAGGATTTGATGG TGTTGCGATTGGCGTTGGAGAACAGGTCTATTCGATACTTCTTTTGACTATTTTCTTTGCTGAG GTTACAATGATTGGTTACATACCTTACCTTGGTAAGGTAATGAACTTCTTGTTACTGTCTTTGATGTATGCCTACTACTGCTTCGA GTACAAATGGAACTTCTTTGCAGTGAGTCTGAACCACCGGCTTGATTTCTTTGAGTCAAATTGGGCTTTCTTTGCTGGATTCG GTAGTCCATGTGTACTTCCGATTTTCTTCTTCTCTCCCCTTACAAGTTATGGTGTGATGGCAATACTTTACCCATTG TTTGTGATGACAGCTGCTGGTACAGAAGAAGAGCAAGCAATTGATGAACTGGAACCTACTCATGGAGGAAAACTGAAAAGAATACCTTTGTTCTTTGTTGCAAAACGACTTAC GACCCAAGTTCTGCAGTTGTTCCCAGAGGCACAAAAGGAACAATGA